From the Hordeum vulgare subsp. vulgare chromosome 1H, MorexV3_pseudomolecules_assembly, whole genome shotgun sequence genome, the window CAGCAACCAAACAGCCTCCTAGTTTATCTCTATTAGGAAGTTGTCTTTACTCCTTCCAAGATTTGGTTTGCTCTCCAAATCATGTGATCTTTCTGATCTATATATAAAGGGAGGATAGTTTGTATTAGTGTTATCAACCAAGAAATAGAGAAAATTGTCCCAAACTGAGAGTTCAGAGCCTACAGCGTCATGGCAGGGGATGAGTCCATACTTGTGCCCGAGGGCTAACCTTGCTACCCCCTCCAACCAGATCCTAGTTCCCACCTCCATTTCCACGCACACACCATATTTGGTATCAGAGAGGACTTTCTTCTGccgtccaccaccaccaccactggcGATCCCATCACCACCGAAAACCTGGAATCGGCTCtgtccccctccccccccccccctccttttatttttctttctatctGACCTCAAAGCAGCACCTGAGCTGTCGCAACATTGAAGGAACAATTAGCGCCTGCTAGGGTATCCATCAACCTTCTGGAGAAGGGAGGATCCAGGAAGGCGCCCAACAAAAAAGATGATGTGATTGACACCACAGGTTCTGCTGCACTGGCTGCACCTTTCACTGATCCGGGAAGGACGTCGTGCTGCTCTGAAGTTCCACAAGCTGGAATTCCCTAATATAGAGGGGAGGGTGAACCGTGTCGATTTGGACTTGTAGTACCCATCGAACCTTGAGGCTGCCATGAGCTTAAGCACTCTCTTATGAGTAGCGGTGTCATCCCGATGATGATTCAATGTTGACCCCAAATCTTCCAGATTATGAACATTAGCTGTGTCTTTCAGATGAATGAACCTTGAGGCTGCCATGTTGACTCCAAATCCATGACACCACGTTGACCCCAAATCCACGACACCATCCCTAGGCACCATGTTGTCTTCCAAAGAAACCAAGTCTACGACCCAAACAGCCTGCTGCTGGTGCACGCTAAAGGCACGTGCTTTGACTGTGATTAGAAGTATGCCCGCGGCCATTGATGTGCCCGGCTCTTTCTGATCTATATAAAGGGAGGATAGTTTGTATTAGGGTTATCGATCAAGAAATATAGAAAATTGCCCCAACTTGGAGTTAGCCTCGAGCGGTCATAGCAGAAGAGGAACCCCCTAGGTGAGCCTGAGGGCAAACCTCGCTACCCCCTCTGATCAGATCCCCAATTCTCACCTCCAACTCCATGCACGCAACACATCCTTGTCCTGCATTATGCAAATGTTTTTGCACCTTCATCCATTTTCATTCTGAATTTCTTTGTGCAGGTTACACAGTTATCCCCTTCTGTTCTAAAATCAGAAGGAATTCCTGTTTACCGTGTTGTTCAGAATCCAGGCGAGTTCGTTCTGACATTACCGCGAGCTTACCATTCTGGGTTCAACTGTGGCTTCAATTGTGCGGAGGCAGTAAACGTTGCTCCCGTGGACTGGCTGCCCCATGGACAATGTGCTGTTGAGCTCTACAGAGATCAGCGGCGCAAGACATCAATATCACATGACAGGTTATTACTTAAAACTGCACAAGCAGCTCTCAGACAGGTTTGGGCGAACCTTCACAACTGCAGGAGTGGTCAGAAGGAATGTATATGGCTTGATACCTGTGGAAAAAATGGAATGCTCACAAGTGCGTTAAAGGTACTTCTCAATTCTGGTATTAATTATTTGTCAGTTCTCACTCAACGAAAATAAATTTTACCTTATAATTTTGGCTCCATTATTTCAGATAAGAATTAAAATGGAAGGTGCAGCACGTGAGACGAATGCTCTCTTGCAATATAAGAAGATGGGTCAGGATTATGATTCAACAGACCGTGAATGCTTTTCATGCTTTTATGATCTTCATTTATCTGCCGTCAGTTGCCATTGCTCGCCAAACCGTTTTGCTTGCTTAAACCATGCAAATCTTCTATGTTCATGTGAAATGGATAGAAAATTTGTGTTGCACCGATACAGTATGGAGGAGCTGAATACTCTTGTTGCTGCTCTGGAGGGAGATCCAGCTGCAGTGTGCCAGTGGAAAGAGTATGATGTAGACTTAGCTTGCCAATCTGTTTCTACGCAGCAGAAGATGTACTTCAGTAAAAGTACAAAATTATCTGGATCAGTTATTGATGTCAACATTGATTGCTGCTTTGATGGCTGGGAGGACCTTGACAAGCCAACGGGATATCCGAAAGAGAAGGAAGTGCAGAATAGATGTgttaatctgaaaataaaaggtCCATCCAGTAGTCCTAGAATAAAAGAAGAGTTAGTATGTAGTTCTAGCACATCAAATACAGCATGTTTCTCAAGCTCTACGTTTAGTGCTTTAGGAAAGATTGACAAGGACACGATGGTCATGGATTTGGGGTCCCTGCAGACAAGTCATCCAACTATTTCAAATTTCCAGTGCATGCAGAGTCATTCATCTGAATTATCATGCCCTTTTCGAATATCAACAGGATCTACCCTACCTTCCAAAACTACTAAGGAACTGTTTGGCATTGACGCCCAGGTTAGCCAACTGGGGAAACCTTCTTCAAGCCAATCCGATGAAGTCTCCTGGCCAGCAAACTTACGACATCAGGTTGAGCAACTTGAGTATGGAACTGTAATAGTTGGCAAAAATTGGTGCAACCATCAAGCTATCTTCCCGAAAGGTACATGCACAAAATTGTGTAATGAATATTTTTATGGTGTGTgagaaagttaaaactaagaGAAAATGACATCTTTGCAGGATTTAGGAGTCGAGTGACATTTCACAGTGTATTAGATCCGACGAGAATATGTTGTTACATTTCAGAAGTTATTGATGCTGGACTTCTCGGACCATTGTTTAGGGTATTTGTAATTCTAAATACCTCCAATTTTCAGTCTTGACCTCATTTGCTTTATTGTGGGTCATATGACAGCTTTCTTCCCATATCATTACAGGTGGCTGTGGAGGAGCTTCCTGAGGTTTCTTTTACTCACACTTCACCAATGCAATGTTGGGATAGTGTGAGAGACAGGGTGAATGAAGAAATAAAAAAGCAACATAAGGCTGGCAAATCTGGCGTTCCTACTTTATTATCCAACGATTCTGTAAATGGGCTTGAAATGTTTGGTTTCTTTTCCCCACCAATCATTGAGGTAGATTTTTCAGATGTATAGCTTTTGTTTCTCTGGGAGGAGTTAGTCACTTCATTTTATCAGGTTATTGAGTTTTACTAAGAGCCCCTTTGTGTTTAACAGGTAATCGAGGCTCTAGATCCTGATCGCAAGTGCTTAGATTATTGGTTGTCTAAGCGTACACCTCCTCTGAGAAGACTCCTTCCGGAGtctttgatgaccactacggtcgaTGGTACCAATAATTCCCCTATAAGGTTACTTGGGGTTGATATTACCCACAATGAATCTGAACAATCCAGTTTTCACAATAATTCCTGTGCTGAGGAGGCTAAACCCAGCAGGCTCCTTAAGAAAGCTAAATGCCCAGAAGAAcaagaactaattgtcatgaacaaagCAATCAGTGGCAGGGTGGATAACAGTGCCGGTCTGCAGGATGATACTACGAATTATGTCGATAAATAGAGCCTTGAATAGATAAACCATTTGTAGTTACTCATCCTAGAGTGCTTCTCTAGGGAACCATTAGAAATTAAACTAGAACAACTTGCATTCTTATAGAATTGCATTTCCTGATCTTCCATTTAGTTTTGCATGATCCAAATTTATTCTAACTTGATggcaaaaggtttattttctctcTAATTGTGTTCCTATAGCCAGGATCATGGCAACCAATGTAACAAGTTGACCATTCATTTATCAAAAATTTATATGTACAAAATCTTGTTGCTGGATTGAAAAAAAAATGAACAAAATGATTTTTATGATTGGTTCATTACTGCCACTTTTTGTGAGATGGATAACCCTTTTTTGTCATAAAAAATGAAATGGATTATTTTAACATTAAAGTTTTTTTGGTCTCATTTTCATAGACATGGCAGGCAATTACTTCCCTGGCTTGCTTTGTGCTTTATAATGATGTTGAATGTTGATGATACCATCAAATTCTGATTGTTGATACTTTGTGACCTATGGTATAGTTCAAAAACTCGAGTTCGATATGGTTTAGTATCTTGGTTCTTTTTCTTTGGAAGGTTCTTTGGAATGCGAAATATCCTAGGAAAAAGATGTTTCTGATACATCTCATTGGTTCAACTGCCTATTCCCTCCATTTCAATAAATAAGGCATGCATGCATCTCAAAATTCAACTTTAACCATGGATTAGATCAACTAAATGTGGATTATATGTGATAATCTAATTTAAGGTCAAAGTTAAATTTTAAAGGGGTATGCATCTTATTGGTTGGAATGGAGAGTATATGTTGTAGGATTAGAAATCGGCTAAAAgggagggtgaataggagattttaaaTTTTCTTCGGAAGAAATGAATTCTCGCAATGCTTACTCTAAGACAGAAAACATGCATAGATAAAACTAAGAAATTAAATAACTTGAGGAAGCTAGGTAGATCTACTTAGTAAACTAAGAAAAATAAATTGAACTGAACTATAGTGGATATGCTTTTTTAACCTAGTCTAACGGGTTTGATTCCCGTCTCCGCACTTAGCAGTCTCTATAACAGGACTATTCTATTTCTCTAGATATGGATGATCGCCTGTAATAGCAACGTGGTTTACTCAACATGTTTTCTTTATGTTTGGCAAGCTCATAGTCGTCCGTGAGCCCCAACAAGTAAACCTGTGGGAGAAAAAAACTAGTGTTTTCTTCGTCATGGTTTAGAAGCGCGGTTCCGTTTATATGCATTTCCAGCATAGAGGAGGATTAAGACGCATGACATTTACTGTTTGGTTAATTATGAGTACTAGTAGGCTGCATGCACTCCTTATTTAGTGATTGTGCGAGTTACTGTATATTATCTTCTTAAATAATTAGGCGCCGTATGTTTATTGTGTGAGCACTTGCAAAACAAATTAAAGTCAATCGTGATTCACCTTGGTCCCACAGATCGCTCATGCgcgccttctaaactgtgacggagggagtagtggcCTTCTTGGGACCCAAACAATGACGACTCCCCATGTGCTACTTTTCCTCCCCAGAGTCCACCTCGTCGACGGTGTCGAACGTGGACGTGCCGGTTTGTGCTCATGGCAGCGGGCGCGAACATCGGTGGTGATGCGACCGATGCAGAGATGACAACATCGGCAGCAGCCTGCGCCTTCTCCTCGTTGACCTCCGCATTGATCTTTGCGAACATTGTGTCTCCCTCTGCCCGTAGGACACAGAACCGCCATTGCTCAAGGAGGATGTTACGACGCGCTTCGCATGGACTCGTACATCGCCCCTTGCTCATCGAGGTCCGGATCTTCCTTGATCATGCTCGCGAGGGCATAGTCATTTGCCTGCACGCCGACATTTGCTCCTCCTGGATACGGTGCTCGTCAAGAAGCGCCAACTGCTCTTCTGTGGGTGGGATGTTGGCACGTCGTCGGACGCCTCCTCCATCGTTCGGTCATCGTCCCGATCTCCGACGAGCTAGCGTCAAGCCAACCTCTATCTATCGTGCACGACGAGCCTTTCAGTTAGCCGCAATGCCGACCGGCCAACTTATTCCTCTGCTTCATGGATAGCTTATCCAACATAGCACTAGATCTCGAGGACATAGCGGGCATGGTGCTGGCCATGACAGACGACGTTTACGTAGTGGGCATCAGCCAGGACACAGAGCTTCATCTCGGATACGCGTTGCGGTGTGTCAATGCAGACGCCGAAGTATGTTTCCCGATGCTCGCGCCAGTTTAATGCCATCACACGGATGGATGGCAGCAGTATAAATGCAACACACAGTCGTCCAGCATGTCCGACCACACTTCTATGACACTGAAACACGTGCGGAGACCGGACGATGCTTTCGACAGCCCGCCGCTTCAATGTCGGTTTCAGTTAGAGGTCACGTTCTCTTATGGACCGGCATGATGAGCGACAACCATTTCACGCGAAAGGAGACACGGGCACAAGAGAGGGTTTTTGGTGAAAGGAGATGCGGGTACAAGAGATGGTTTTTGATGGGTCCGGATGTCCGACACGATAGTGGTCAGAACATTCGCCAAGCCACCGATTTACCTTGGCCTTACGATAAAACGGACATCAAACTGATGGGGTACTTATTGAATGGTAAAAAGCCGGATCATTTGATCCAGGCGGATGCGAACGGCTTGAAGGTCAGATACCCAAATTAGGGGCAacaatatttggcaacaataccaTTTCTTTGGACGGGCTTTTAGTATATCATCCTTAGGGAAAATACTTTGTTCACcccgcaaaaatgcaaacaactttgCTTTGAGGACATGCGCACAAATGGCGACAAATGATTGAATGGGGAcataaatgttgaaatttggaggtgggctttaggctcattagagaatttcagaaaaatctccaagggcccatgtaggtggtggcatgacaaggtggtgggagtttagtcccaccccgctagtggaggagagtttggacccctttataagggtctctcttccacatgctattggagagtgagaagagaaggtgccctcgcgcactcctcctccgccgcccgcctcgtcacgacgcgccgcgccgcgggttgcgggaatgagccgagccgagctcatacctacgccttgactgctgctgccgccggcgactccgtcccgtttaccgcgtacacggtcgaccggagagcaggcctccgaaacctcgcctctccggttcctgtacgggagaggggcgattaggtttttggggagcgactgctcgcctccgtccgtccgcgtcgccctcgtcatcgccatgtcttcaccaagcgaagctgaccgtctccgcgaggaagacgacagaggatactgctgctacggccaactggccgattggagggtatgactcgtttatcctcatgttcgtatttatctaGCAGAACTGCTtgtctgcatagatgtatccactatatgcgtagtatgtgctaggttagctcaagatcagtatgtcattagtctagtcaatgccatgctagttattatctcgtggattaatatactcggaaaattgcctatttactcaacaatccaaaaacctaatttctgtaggaatttttcgagtaatggttttgctgctgcactgaaaccggataagtttaccgatacttttttcaagcgttggcaaacgagaaccaccttatggctcacagctatgaacgtgttctgggtagccggtgtcactcctacggaaactatcactcctgaataggagaagatgtttaaggaggccaccgtcctattccttggagcagtcattagcgtgatcgtagATAAGCTTGTTGATGCatacttacatatgcatgttgccaaggacttgtgggaggcgctcgaatctaaattcggggccaccgatgctgggagtgagatgtatgttatggagcagttccacgattacaagatggttgacaaccgttctgtattggaacaagctcatgagataatatgcatagataaggaacttgaggttcttaagtgcaatttgccgggcaagtttgtcgcgggctgtataattgctaagctccctaattcctggaggaactttgctactactctgaaacatcagaggcgtgagttctc encodes:
- the LOC123427966 gene encoding lysine-specific demethylase JMJ18-like, coding for MVSSPASPREEEGGGPRLPSLRGEKRRMRGRTASPEPASAAGPSQTYGKWHPDESNRPEIDDAPVFTPTEEEFKDAIGYITSIRPQAEKYGICRIVPPSSWRPPCPLKEKSFWNCTEFNTRVQQVDKLQNREPPKKETQPRVQKKRKRRKKLRFGMSRRRPSADSADQDEKFGFQSGSDFTLEEFQKYADMFKEQYFGMKGSDEISLSEIKKHKEIWRPSVEEIEGEYWRIVVCPDDEVEVDYGADLDTAIFSSGFPKLSLSDANKQDPYGLSCWNLNNLRRQPRSVLSFETEDISGVVVPWLYVGMCFSSFCWHVEDHFLYSLNYMHFGEQKVWYGVPGENAVKLEDAMRRNLPRLFEEQPDLLHELVTQLSPSVLKSEGIPVYRVVQNPGEFVLTLPRAYHSGFNCGFNCAEAVNVAPVDWLPHGQCAVELYRDQRRKTSISHDRLLLKTAQAALRQVWANLHNCRSGQKECIWLDTCGKNGMLTSALKIRIKMEGAARETNALLQYKKMGQDYDSTDRECFSCFYDLHLSAVSCHCSPNRFACLNHANLLCSCEMDRKFVLHRYSMEELNTLVAALEGDPAAVCQWKEYDVDLACQSVSTQQKMYFSKSTKLSGSVIDVNIDCCFDGWEDLDKPTGYPKEKEVQNRCVNLKIKGPSSSPRIKEELVCSSSTSNTACFSSSTFSALGKIDKDTMVMDLGSLQTSHPTISNFQCMQSHSSELSCPFRISTGSTLPSKTTKELFGIDAQVSQLGKPSSSQSDEVSWPANLRHQVEQLEYGTVIVGKNWCNHQAIFPKGFRSRVTFHSVLDPTRICCYISEVIDAGLLGPLFRVAVEELPEVSFTHTSPMQCWDSVRDRVNEEIKKQHKAGKSGVPTLLSNDSVNGLEMFGFFSPPIIEVIEALDPDRKCLDYWLSKRTPPLRRLLPESLMTTTVDGTNNSPIRLLGVDITHNESEQSSFHNNSCAEEAKPSRLLKKAKCPEEQELIVMNKAISGRVDNSAGLQDDTTNYVDK